A portion of the Paenibacillus hamazuiensis genome contains these proteins:
- a CDS encoding thiazole synthase: MNDVLKIGPYEFKSRLLLGTGKFSSIDIQSKAVELSEADILTFAIRRLPVDNPDAPNFLEQLDLKRFTLLPNTAGAYTVEEAVRIARLAKASGLCDMIKVEVIGDPKTLLPDPIGTLEATKILVEEGFIVLPYTSDDPILARKLQEAGAAAVMPGASPIGSGQGIVNPNNLRFIIEEAKVPIIVDAGIGGPSDAALAMELGADGVLLNTAVAGAGDPALMAEAFKLAVIAGRKGYLAGRIPKKRYASASSPAEGMIE; the protein is encoded by the coding sequence ATGAACGACGTACTTAAAATCGGCCCTTATGAATTCAAATCGAGACTGCTGCTCGGTACGGGCAAATTTTCTTCCATCGACATTCAGAGTAAAGCGGTGGAGCTTTCGGAGGCGGATATTTTAACGTTTGCCATTCGCCGTTTGCCTGTCGATAATCCGGATGCGCCTAACTTTTTGGAGCAGCTTGATCTGAAGAGGTTTACTTTGCTTCCGAATACGGCCGGAGCATATACGGTGGAAGAGGCGGTCAGAATCGCCCGACTCGCTAAAGCGAGCGGATTGTGCGACATGATCAAGGTGGAAGTAATCGGAGATCCGAAAACGCTGCTGCCGGACCCGATCGGGACCTTGGAGGCGACAAAGATTTTGGTGGAGGAAGGGTTTATTGTTCTTCCATACACGTCCGACGATCCGATTTTGGCTCGCAAGCTTCAAGAAGCCGGCGCTGCCGCGGTTATGCCGGGAGCTTCCCCGATCGGTTCCGGTCAGGGCATTGTAAACCCGAATAATTTGCGTTTTATCATCGAAGAGGCGAAGGTGCCGATCATTGTGGATGCCGGTATCGGAGGCCCTTCGGATGCTGCGCTCGCTATGGAACTGGGAGCGGACGGCGTTTTGCTTAATACCGCCGTTGCCGGGGCCGGCGATCCCGCTCTGATGGCGGAAGCTTTTAAGCTTGCCGTTATTGCCGGCCGCAAAGGTTATCTGGCGGGACGTATCCCCAAGAAACGATATGCTTCCGCGAGCAGTCCTGCCGAAGGCATGATCGAATAA
- the thiS gene encoding sulfur carrier protein ThiS produces the protein MQLVINGETKDVQDVSTVSDLLSAFNLQNKILVVELNRTIIDKERYAETGLCDGDKIEIVHFVGGG, from the coding sequence TTGCAATTGGTCATTAACGGCGAAACGAAGGACGTGCAGGATGTTTCGACAGTATCGGATTTATTATCCGCTTTTAACCTGCAAAATAAAATTCTTGTCGTTGAATTGAACCGAACTATTATCGACAAGGAACGGTACGCCGAGACCGGCCTATGTGACGGGGACAAAATTGAAATCGTCCATTTCGTAGGCGGCGGTTGA
- a CDS encoding nucleotidyltransferase-like protein yields the protein MDSIIEQMAERARTNHDVISLAAVRNPSSHSTLTDGYDLLFLVVANRAESGSRLFHYIKDNQRIQERWIDPETLEHGILHGQNRNFIHWILKGEIVLDRNTYLEGLRHRLLEFPPELRELRLLIEFSSFLRCYTQSREHILEDQLLDAYNDILETLRHWARIVIIEEGIHPEVTVWKQVKAINPGVYKLYEELTLSTETLKQRIQLVLLASEFSVMSKMEKCCKSLLDILKSRPEAWSMNELQHLHALKEVRAELPMLINKLVKKTLIKEIVYTDDQELELLELRYTIA from the coding sequence ATGGATTCTATCATAGAACAGATGGCAGAAAGGGCAAGGACGAACCATGACGTGATCAGTCTTGCGGCGGTTCGCAATCCTTCCTCGCATTCCACGCTGACAGACGGCTACGATTTGCTGTTCCTGGTCGTCGCGAACCGGGCCGAATCCGGAAGCAGGCTCTTTCATTATATAAAAGACAACCAGCGTATACAAGAAAGATGGATCGATCCGGAAACTTTGGAGCATGGGATACTGCACGGCCAAAACCGCAACTTTATTCATTGGATTTTAAAAGGGGAGATCGTTTTGGACCGGAACACGTATTTGGAGGGCTTGCGTCACCGCCTTCTCGAGTTTCCGCCCGAATTGCGGGAGCTCAGATTGCTCATCGAGTTTTCCAGCTTTTTGCGCTGTTATACGCAGAGCAGGGAGCATATTTTGGAGGATCAACTGCTTGATGCTTACAACGATATTTTGGAGACGCTGCGCCATTGGGCCCGAATCGTCATCATCGAAGAGGGGATCCATCCGGAAGTGACGGTCTGGAAGCAGGTCAAAGCGATCAATCCCGGAGTCTATAAGCTTTACGAAGAGCTGACACTCAGCACGGAAACATTAAAGCAGCGGATTCAGCTTGTATTGCTGGCCAGCGAATTTTCCGTCATGTCCAAGATGGAAAAATGCTGCAAATCGCTGCTCGATATTTTAAAAAGCCGTCCGGAAGCCTGGAGTATGAATGAGCTTCAGCATTTGCATGCATTGAAAGAAGTTCGCGCGGAACTGCCGATGCTGATTAACAAGTTGGTCAAAAAAACGCTCATTAAAGAAATCGTGTACACGGACGATCAGGAACTCGAATTATTGGAACTGCGATATACGATCGCCTGA
- a CDS encoding DUF2614 family zinc ribbon-containing protein, with the protein MRLKSSKVNEFRLWGLLLTMGGMLLMIVGLAGIVFDWGQAGRIIAVICMLIGAISMLGSMAIYFMAGMMSTSAVVVECPECGKPTKMLGKTDRCMFCKTILSMDPKHAPSGQNQSGTEAPNAHR; encoded by the coding sequence GTGCGGTTAAAGTCGAGCAAAGTAAATGAATTCCGTTTATGGGGGCTGCTGCTGACCATGGGCGGCATGCTGCTGATGATAGTCGGCCTGGCCGGCATCGTGTTTGATTGGGGGCAGGCCGGGCGCATTATCGCCGTCATCTGCATGCTGATCGGAGCTATTAGCATGCTGGGCAGCATGGCCATATATTTTATGGCCGGCATGATGTCGACTAGCGCGGTTGTCGTGGAATGCCCGGAGTGCGGCAAACCAACCAAGATGCTCGGAAAAACGGACCGCTGCATGTTTTGCAAAACGATTTTGTCGATGGACCCGAAGCACGCTCCGTCCGGCCAAAACCAAAGCGGCACCGAAGCGCCGAATGCCCATCGTTGA
- a CDS encoding glycosyl hydrolase family 18 protein, with protein MEPIPSARPTRRRTGLVLFLLIITVLLLAACCTYYWIRFVPSTKHEKPDFRGLTRPIFYQGKMFDLPAAGQKETLKLPLTLVKNEIDPNIRYEQASESTIITTQDKVVRLKTSELTATVNEKPFTLSFPTEKVEGEIYLPIAPLQQLYQIRLKESESTGTVILQKQGDVIQWGKAVAPSGKPDATVALRKEPSIKAPVYEDVKRDAPVMIWSEEMGWYFVQLENGYTGYMEKRHVTLDRVETIPRQEPQNEFIPWKPVGGKINLTWEQVITKNPDTQKIGPMPGLNVISPTWFHLIDGQGNLKNLADASYVKWAHSRNYQVWALFSNGFDPKITTEALSTYDRRMKIIKQLLSYAQLYSLQGINIDFENVSLSDKDELVQFVREMTPLLHEQSLVVSMDVTVKSNNENWSMFLDRKALIESLDYMMVMAYDEHWASSPKAGSVASLPWVDKSIAQLLKEDDIPPSKLVLGVPYYTRVWTEETKDGKTTVKSDTLIMDTVQRMIKEKKLTPVYQEETGQNYVQYKEGSKTMKIWIEDETSMKARMEIVKKYDLAGVASWKRGLESSNMWPLIEDALSKRP; from the coding sequence ATGGAACCGATCCCATCGGCAAGGCCAACGCGCAGAAGAACCGGCCTTGTACTGTTTTTGCTCATCATTACCGTACTGCTCTTAGCTGCTTGCTGCACCTATTACTGGATACGCTTCGTTCCTTCGACGAAACATGAAAAGCCCGATTTCCGCGGCTTGACCCGGCCGATTTTTTACCAAGGAAAAATGTTCGACCTGCCGGCCGCCGGGCAGAAAGAAACGCTGAAGCTGCCTTTGACGCTGGTGAAAAACGAAATCGATCCCAACATCCGGTACGAGCAGGCCAGCGAATCGACTATCATTACCACGCAGGACAAGGTCGTCCGCCTGAAAACAAGCGAGCTGACGGCGACCGTCAACGAGAAACCGTTTACCTTGTCATTCCCGACGGAAAAAGTGGAAGGCGAGATCTATTTGCCGATCGCGCCGCTGCAGCAATTATATCAAATTCGGTTAAAAGAGTCGGAATCGACGGGCACCGTTATTTTGCAAAAGCAAGGCGATGTCATTCAATGGGGCAAAGCCGTAGCGCCGTCCGGCAAACCGGACGCGACCGTGGCGCTGCGGAAAGAGCCTTCGATCAAAGCTCCGGTATACGAAGACGTGAAGCGGGACGCCCCTGTAATGATCTGGTCCGAGGAAATGGGCTGGTATTTCGTACAGCTCGAAAACGGGTATACCGGTTATATGGAGAAACGCCACGTCACGCTTGACCGGGTTGAGACGATACCGCGCCAGGAGCCGCAAAACGAGTTTATCCCGTGGAAGCCCGTCGGCGGCAAAATCAACTTGACTTGGGAACAGGTCATTACCAAAAACCCGGATACGCAAAAAATCGGCCCGATGCCGGGGCTGAATGTCATCAGCCCGACATGGTTTCATCTGATCGACGGTCAGGGGAATCTGAAAAACCTGGCTGACGCGTCATACGTCAAATGGGCCCACAGCCGGAACTATCAGGTTTGGGCGCTGTTTAGCAACGGTTTCGATCCGAAGATCACGACCGAAGCTCTGTCGACCTACGACCGCCGGATGAAGATAATCAAGCAGCTGCTCAGCTACGCCCAGCTTTACTCGCTGCAGGGCATCAACATCGATTTCGAAAACGTTTCGCTTTCCGACAAGGACGAGCTCGTCCAATTCGTCCGCGAGATGACGCCGCTTTTACACGAGCAAAGCCTGGTCGTTTCGATGGACGTTACGGTGAAGTCGAACAACGAGAACTGGTCGATGTTTCTTGATCGCAAGGCGCTGATCGAATCGCTGGACTATATGATGGTCATGGCGTACGACGAGCATTGGGCGTCAAGCCCGAAGGCCGGCTCCGTCGCCTCTCTGCCCTGGGTCGACAAATCGATAGCCCAACTGTTGAAAGAGGATGACATTCCGCCATCCAAGCTGGTCCTCGGTGTCCCTTATTATACCCGCGTATGGACGGAAGAAACCAAGGACGGTAAAACGACGGTGAAATCCGATACGCTGATCATGGATACGGTGCAGAGGATGATCAAAGAGAAGAAGCTCACGCCTGTCTATCAGGAAGAAACCGGGCAAAATTACGTCCAATACAAGGAAGGCAGCAAGACGATGAAAATATGGATTGAGGATGAGACATCCATGAAAGCGCGCATGGAGATCGTCAAAAAATACGATTTGGCCGGCGTTGCTTCGTGGAAAAGAGGATTGGAGTCGTCAAATATGTGGCCGCTGATCGAAGATGCTTTGAGCAAACGGCCCTAA
- the perR gene encoding peroxide-responsive transcriptional repressor PerR: protein MELRLEQALTKLKSTGVRMTPQRHAILAYLIDTMSHPTADEIYKALEPRFPSMSVATVYNNLKVFIEAGLVREMNYGDQSSRFDADMSEHYHAHCERCGKMVDFDYPPLEAAEKAAAEQTGFTVHGHRLEIYGICPDCADITRH from the coding sequence ATGGAACTCCGATTGGAGCAAGCGTTGACTAAATTGAAAAGCACCGGTGTACGCATGACCCCTCAGAGACATGCGATACTTGCCTATTTGATCGATACGATGTCCCATCCGACGGCGGATGAAATCTATAAAGCGCTGGAGCCGCGTTTTCCGAGCATGAGCGTGGCAACCGTGTACAACAATCTCAAGGTGTTTATTGAAGCGGGACTCGTCCGCGAAATGAATTACGGCGATCAATCGAGCCGTTTCGATGCCGATATGTCCGAGCACTACCACGCCCATTGCGAGCGCTGCGGGAAGATGGTCGACTTCGATTATCCGCCGCTGGAAGCTGCGGAGAAGGCGGCGGCCGAGCAAACCGGGTTTACGGTGCACGGGCATCGTCTTGAAATTTACGGCATTTGCCCGGATTGTGCGGACATTACGAGGCATTAA
- a CDS encoding DUF4097 family beta strand repeat-containing protein encodes MHKVGRFTAAVMLICVGLAVIADKSTGSHFTQLALQWWPVLLILLGVELVLYNFRHANADKPLRLDVGGILLALILSAVVMGGSQATQFYEKWMSFDGVLSYADESGYKFEKAAVSIPLDADTEKLFVENPSGSVSVKAGPVEQVQVEAVVWVDKVGQDEAATIAEQSGVEWDTSRSVLSIKAQGKEYGEKGLFSRRKPRVNLTVILPAKQKVDVELKLTNGKAEAAQLPIREELSVRTTNGEIAVTDLSGNVSLSTTNGQIVASKIGGYADLETTNGSVALKEIQGNVEAKTTNGEVQADHVNGSLTVKTTNGTVTVTEATGQLEIQTNNGSIRAQSRKVGGDWELKASHGAIDLALPANADMEVDGEGRLTDVRSDFPLNISKDSVSGRIGKGTYELKLDTAGPVVIRKLD; translated from the coding sequence ATGCACAAAGTGGGGAGATTTACTGCGGCTGTTATGCTGATCTGCGTTGGGTTGGCCGTGATCGCGGACAAAAGCACCGGCTCTCATTTTACCCAACTGGCTCTGCAGTGGTGGCCGGTCCTGCTGATCCTGCTCGGGGTGGAGCTGGTGCTGTACAACTTTAGACATGCCAACGCCGATAAGCCGCTCAGGCTTGATGTCGGGGGCATCCTGCTTGCGCTTATCCTTTCGGCAGTCGTTATGGGAGGCTCGCAGGCAACGCAGTTTTATGAAAAGTGGATGAGCTTTGACGGCGTACTCTCGTACGCGGACGAATCCGGCTACAAATTCGAGAAGGCCGCAGTGAGCATTCCGCTTGATGCCGATACGGAGAAGCTGTTCGTCGAAAACCCTTCGGGCTCGGTCAGCGTCAAAGCCGGACCGGTGGAACAGGTGCAAGTGGAAGCGGTCGTATGGGTCGATAAAGTCGGTCAGGACGAGGCGGCAACCATCGCGGAGCAATCCGGCGTCGAATGGGATACGTCGCGGTCCGTTTTAAGCATCAAAGCTCAAGGCAAGGAATACGGGGAAAAAGGGCTTTTTTCCAGGAGAAAGCCGCGGGTCAATCTGACCGTCATCTTACCCGCGAAGCAAAAGGTGGATGTCGAGCTGAAGCTCACGAACGGCAAGGCGGAGGCGGCTCAGCTGCCCATACGCGAGGAATTGTCCGTGAGGACGACGAACGGCGAAATCGCAGTGACGGATTTGTCGGGAAACGTCAGTCTGTCCACAACGAACGGCCAAATCGTCGCCTCCAAAATCGGAGGATACGCAGATTTGGAAACCACTAACGGCTCGGTCGCCTTGAAAGAGATTCAAGGGAACGTCGAGGCGAAAACGACCAACGGCGAGGTGCAGGCCGATCATGTGAACGGCAGTCTTACCGTAAAGACGACAAACGGTACCGTTACCGTCACCGAAGCGACGGGACAACTCGAGATCCAAACCAACAACGGTTCGATCCGGGCCCAGAGCCGTAAGGTCGGCGGGGACTGGGAGCTCAAGGCATCGCATGGGGCGATCGATTTGGCGCTGCCGGCAAACGCCGACATGGAGGTTGACGGCGAGGGCCGGCTGACGGATGTCAGAAGCGACTTTCCTTTGAATATCAGCAAGGACTCCGTCAGCGGCCGCATTGGCAAAGGCACGTATGAACTTAAGCTGGACACGGCAGGGCCTGTCGTTATTCGCAAGCTGGATTGA